Proteins encoded by one window of Zerene cesonia ecotype Mississippi chromosome 8, Zerene_cesonia_1.1, whole genome shotgun sequence:
- the LOC119828502 gene encoding alpha-mannosidase 2, with translation MRIRRLSALFWATSIIAFIFILYVVTDLTFKLPSIKPVMMELDDSKWSSFESKLRHIENELNEHHAVVGEIKTAMDQIVDHSAENHSMKKPKLQKKPAKLREFKVVGDEPPRMHLKNKVDMSYCPINQQSSKTDIQMLSMYERITFDDKDGGVWKQGWDIEYKDTQWSSKNKLKVFIVPHSHNDPGWLKTFENYYKTQTKAIFTNMVEKLSEGIDRKFIWAEISFLSLWWAMDATEKEKVAFQNLLKAGKIEIVTGGWVMNDEANSHWLSIIQQLTTGHQWLTENLGYTPRNSWAIDPFGHSSTQPYLLKLTGFENSLIQRVHYRVKKELAMDRQLEFKWRQLWDGSGKTDMFTHMMPFYSYDVPHSCGPDPKICCQFDFKRLPGNGVTCPWGIAPRKIIQKNVGERASLILDQWRKKAQLYRSNVVLFPLGDDFRYDRSNEWDHQYQNYEMLIDYINNNDAWNAEVQFGTLNDYFKALHEEMKMSDFPVLTGDFFTYADRNQHYWSGYYTSRPFYKNMDRVLLGYVRAAEVITSQAVSSRSVTYILSLQLRDRVERARRSLALFQHHDGVTGTAKDEVVVDYAKKLLQAIKDCQSVIQQAAYYLLKQPAIQDQTQEDIYFDIDDIWQRHDEIPTKITIALDEVSPSRRIVLYNALAFKRQEILTVIVSSPHVEVFDPEGGPIMAQVTPVVSGSRRLGFAANKFQLSFPVTVDALALTTYSVSLRDSMSINKYTSFARIRVYNADYWSIELPKMFPVEQPAARLADDVTLQAGNSTRVLATKHGLLKAIISSDGKTTPVHMDYVQYGTQKMPDNNSGAYLFIPDGPAQQFNLDAYPELVIAEGPFKATLYTALVGPKAAEIILAVSVYNNPSLPQSEVELTNTFLIDPKVDDMELAMRFSTGIKNGDVFYTDVNGMQMIKRRYFEKLPLQANFYPLPAAAYIEDESSRLTLLTSTPLGVAALQPGQIEIMQDRRLSRDDNRGVNQGVLDNVRTRHAFRLLVEHAAPPCSRSRTGARGAYGLLSLGAHVAQQTQLQPLVALLHAADENSPRPQYARALRSAADLVLASFRSHVAVTNKDGSTYHGMGLTLQRVQLEKCYSNRAISKFYTVSDGQIQLTDMIDVPPERAHASSLTFLHVRGALPDALLTLCPMEVRSVFINVTLKHA, from the exons atgaGGATAAGACGACTTTCGGCACTTTTTTGGGCGACGTCTATTATAGCGttcatatttattctatatgttGTCACAgacttaacatttaaattgccAAGTATAAAGCCTGTAATGATGGAATTAGACGAT agCAAATGGTCGTCATTTGAGTCAAAACTGAGACACATAGAAAATGAACTCAATGAGCACCATGCTGTGGTTGGTGAGATAAAGACGGCCATGGATCAAATTGTGGACCATTCAGCGGAAAATCATTCAATGAAGAAACCCAAGCTACAAAAGAAACCAGCTAAACTAAGAGAGTTTAAGGTGGTTGGTGATGAACCCCCAAGAATGCATCTCAAGAACAAAGTTGATATGTCTTATTGTCCAATTAATCAACAGAGTTCCAAAACAGACATTCAG ATGCTGTCCATGTATGAGAGAATAACATTTGATGATAAAGATGGTGGAGTATGGAAACAAGGTTGGGACATTGAATACAAGGATACACAGTGGAGCAgcaaaaataaactgaaagtttttattgtcCCACATTCACACAACGACCctg GATGGCTAAAAACATTTGAGAATTACTACAAGACACAAACAAAagcaatatttacaaacatggTTGAAAAATTATCAGAGGGCATAGACAGGAAGTTTATTTGGGCTGAAATTAGCTTTTTATCCCTGTGGTGGGCAATGGATGCAACTGAGAAGGAGAAAGTAGCTTTTCAAAA ctTGTTAAAAGCGGGAAAAATCGAAATTGTCACTGGTGGATGGGTAATGAATGACGAGGCTAATTCACACTGGCTGTCTATTATTCAACAGCTGACTACAGGCCACCAGTGGCTGACGGAGAATTTAGGTTATACACCAAGGAACAGCTGGGCTATCGACCCTTTTGGACATTCTAGCACTCAACCTTACTTACTGAAACTTACCGGCTTTGAAAACTCCTTGATACAGAGAGTACACTATAGGGTTAAGAAGGAATTAGCAATGGACAGGCAATTGGAGTTCAAATGGAGGCAATTGTGGG ATGGCAGCGGTAAAACTGACATGTTTACCCATATGATGCCATTTTACTCTTATGATGTGCCTCACTCATGTGGTCCTGATCCAAAg aTATGTTGTCAATTTGACTTCAAAAGGCTTCCTGGCAATGGAGTAACCTGTCCTTGGGGAATAGCCCCCAggaaaataatacagaaaaatGTGGGAGAGAG AGCATCACTTATATTGGACCAGTGGCGTAAGAAAGCGCAGCTGTACCGCAGTAACGTGGTGCTGTTTCCGCTGGGCGACGACTTCCGGTACGACCGCTCCAATGAGTGGGACCACCAATACCAGAACTATGAAATGCTCATTGATTACATCAATAATAATGACGCTTGGAATGCCGAG GTTCAATTCGGCACCCTAAACGACTATTTCAAAGCACTGCACGAAGAGATGAAAATGTCCGACTTCCCGGTGCTCACTGGGGATTTCTTCACTTACGCGGATAGAAACCAGCATTATTGGAGCGGATACTATACTTCCAGACCGTTCTACAAGAACATGGACCGAGTTTTACTGGGATATGTTAG AGCGGCGGAAGTGATCACCTCGCAAGCGGTGTCGTCCCGCTCGGTGACGTACATCCTGTCGCTGCAGCTGCGCGACCGCGTGGAGCGCGCGCGCCGCTCGCTCGCGCTGTTCCAGCACCACGACGGCGTCACCGGCACCGCCAAGGACGAGGTCGTCGTGGACTACGCTAAGAA GTTGCTCCAAGCAATCAAAGACTGTCAGTCAGTGATCCAGCAGGCTGCCTACTACCTCCTCAAACAACCGGCTATCCAGGATCAAACCCAAGAGGATATATATTTCGATATCGATGATATATGGCAGCGTCATGATGAAATACCAACGAAAATTACCATTGCACTGGACGAAGTGTCTCCGTCTAGAAGAATTGTGCTTTATAATGCGCTGGCTTTCAAGAGACAGGAGATTTTGACCGTTATTGTTTCGTCGCCGCATGTTgag GTGTTCGACCCGGAAGGCGGTCCGATAATGGCGCAGGTCACGCCCGTGGTGTCGGGCTCGCGGCGGCTCGGCTTCGCGGCCAACAAGTTCCAGCTGTCCTTCCCCGTGACCGTGGACGCGCTCGCGCTCACCACCTACAGCGTGTCGCTGCGGGACAGCATGAGCATCAACAA ATACACGTCATTCGCGCGCATCCGCGTGTACAACGCGGACTACTGGTCCATAGAGCTGCCGAAGATGTTCCCGGTGGAGCAGCCGGCGGCGCGGCTGGCGGACGACGTCACGCTGCAGGCCGGCAACAGCACGCGCGTGCTGGCCACCAAGCACGGCCTGCTCAAGGCCATCATATCCAGCGACGGGAAGACCACGCCGGTGCATATGGATTATGTACA GTACGGCACGCAAAAGATGCCGGACAACAACAGCGGCGCGTACCTGTTCATCCCGGACGGGCCGGCGCAGCAGTTCAACCTGGACGCGTACCCCGAGCTGGTCATTGCCGAGGGACCCTTCAAGGCCACGCTGTACACCGCGCTCGTGGGGCCCAAGGCCGCTGAGATTATATTGGCT GTATCAGTATATAACAACCCGTCGTTACCCCAAAGCGAAGTGGAGTTAACCAACACGTTTCTAATAGATCCTAAGGTGGACGATATGGAGCTGGCCATGAGGTTCTCCACCGGCATTAAGAATGGGGATGTTTTCTATACTGATGTTAACGGCATGCAG ATGATAAAGCGACGCTATTTCGAGAAGCTGCCCCTCCAGGCGAACTTCTACCCGCTGCCGGCGGCCGCCTACATCGAGGACGAGTCCAGCCGCCTCACCCTGCTCACCTCCACGCCGCTGGGGGTCGCCGCTCTCCAGCCGGGACAGATTGAG ATAATGCAAGACCGGCGGCTGTCGCGCGACGACAACCGCGGCGTGAACCAGGGCGTGCTGGACAACGTGCGCACGCGCCACGCCTTCCGCCTCCTCGTCGAGCACGCCGCCCCGCCCTGCTCG CGCTCCCGCAcgggcgcgcgcggcgcgtACGGGCTGCTGTCGCTGGGCGCGCACGTGGCGCAGCAGACGCAGCTGCAGCCGCTGGTGGCGCTGCTGCACGCGGCGGACGAGAACTCGCCGCGGCCGCAGTACGCGCGCGCGCTGCGCTCCGCCGCCGACCTCGTGCTCGCGTCCTTCCGCTCGCACGTCGCCGTTACG AATAAAGACGGCTCAACCTACCACGGCATGGGGTTGACGTTGCAGCGGGTACAACTCGAGAAGTGCTACAGTAACAGAGCTATTTCCAAGTTTTACACAGTTAGTGATGGACAG ATACAACTGACGGACATGATAGACGTGCCGCCGGAGCGCGCGCACGCCAGCTCGCTGACGTTCCTGCACGTGCGCGGCGCGCTGCCTGACGCGCTGCTCACGCTCTGCCCCATGGAGGTGCGCTCCGTCTTCATCAACGTGACGCTCAAACACGCCTGA